Below is a genomic region from Caulobacter rhizosphaerae.
TGCCGGTGATCGTGGCCGGCTTGATGTTGCCGTAGAAGGTGCTGCCGCCGGTCTGCGGGTTATTGTTCTGGCCGCCGGGGATCGAGGACAGGTCGTTGGTGTTGTACGGGAAGCCGCGCTGGTCGCCGCGGATGGCCTTGTCCAGCTGATATTCGACGTCGAAGTAGAGGTTGTACTTGTCGGTATCCAGGTCGCCGTAGCCGACGTCGCCGGTGAAGCGGAACTGGTCGCCGCCGCCGTGCTGGCTGGTGCCGTACGAGGCGTCGGCGCTCATGCCCTGGTAGTTGGACTTCATGATGATGTTGACGACGCCGCCGATGGCGTCGGCGCCGTACAGCGACGAGGCGCCGTCCTTCAGGGTCTCGACGCGCTCGACCGCGTTGAACGGGATCGAGTTCAGGTCGACGAACGCCTTCTGGCCGTCGTCGGCCAGCGGGTAGTTGGCGTTGCGCAGGCCGTCGATCATCACCAGGGTCGAGTTGACCGACAGGCCGCGCAGCGACACGCCGGTGGAGCCGGCGGCGAAGCCGCTGCCGAAGGCGGCGGGGATCGAGCCGGAGTTGTCGGCCGACAGGCTGCGGATGGCGTCGGCGATCGTGGTGATGCCCTGGGCCTTCAGCTGCTCGGTGGTCTGGACGGTGACCGGCGAGGGGGTGGCGGTGTCGGTGCGGCGCAGCAGCGAACCGGTGACGACGACGGCTTCGACTTCGTTGTCGGCGGGCGCGGCCTGGGCGGCGGCGGCCGGGGTCGACGCGGTCTGAGCGTTCGCGGCGAAGGCGGCGAAGGTGGCGACCCCCGCCATCATCGTCGTCGCGAGCAGGCGCCCGCGGGTGATCTGCAATTTCATGTCGGTCCCTCCGGGCGCTCGGAGCCTGGCCGCATCGGCTGCTCGTCCCGTCGCCCTGTCAGCTTCAGGTTTCCCGGCGGACCTTCGTCCCCGGTTGCCGCTGGGATTGGAACCGTCAAAGACAGGCGTCAATCGCCGACGCTGTCATGTAATCAATATGTCTAGGACCTGTCACATCCAAGCAACGGCCGATGCGGAAATGTGGCGGGAATAGGTCTTTTGGGTGTCAGCTGCGCAATGCGCTGTAGAGAAAACGCCGATCTTCTAGCTTGACTATAAGTATCGCGGTTCGAAGAACGGGTGATCTGAAATCTGATCCTTACAGATCTGTAATCATTATGACGATGCTCATCGACAGTCGATATTCCTGGATCGACTATCGATATGGGCGACGGCGCAAAACGGCCGATTTCGCGGGTGTCGGCGCGAGCCGGAGACCGTTCCCGGCCAGCCGGGATCCGTCGGGGATGGAACGATGACCGGCCGGTCCGCCACGATCCCGCCCGGCGTGGCCGAGCGGCGGCGTTTGGATGCGGCTCCGGCTAAGGAAGCGTGTCCGGTCGATACGGATCGGTGGCGTGACTGTGTCCTTCAGGTCTCGACCCTTCCACAAGCCGCCGGGCGGATCGGCATCCGCCGTGGGGCCGAAAACCTCGTTCTTCGACAAGCTCAGGATGAGGTTTTCTTACTGCCGGGCCTGCAAATGGTCCTCATCCTGAGCCTGTCGAAGGACGAGGGCCACGCACGGCCTTGAACGTCGATCCGCCCCTAATACGGCAACGGCTCCGGCGAGGGCGCCGGCCCGGGCGCCGGGACGTCGGGCTGGGTCACCGGCTCCAGCGCCGAGGCCGAGCGGGCGAACTCGGCGGCCAGGGTTTCGTAGAAGCCGTTGCGGGGATCGGGCGTGGACAGGGGCGCGGGGTCGGCCAGCAGCCAGGGGAAGTCGCGCACCGCCAGGCCCTCGTGGGCGGCCAGCATGTAGCGCCGCCAGATGCTGGCCGGCATGTCGCCGCCGACCACCTTGTTCATCGGCTTGTCGTCGTCGTTGCCGACCCAGACGCCGGTCACGTAGTCGGGGGTGAAGCCCACGAACCAGGCGTCGCGCCAGTTCTGGCTGGTGCCGGTCTTGCCGGCCGCCGGCCAGCCGAACGCCGCCCGCCGGGCGGTGCCGACCTCGACCACCTTCTTCATCATCTTGACCATCATGCTGGCCTTGCTGATGTCATAGACGCTGGCCGGGACCGCCGGGGCGGAATGGGCGAAGATCGGCCGGCCGTCCTGGGTGGCGATGCTCTCGATCACATAGGGCTCCAGGCGCAGGCCGCCCTGCTGGAACACCTGGAACCCCGAGGTCAGCTGCAGCAGGTTCACCTCATAGGCCCCCAGCGCCACCGACAGGTCGGGATTGGGGGGCAGGGTGGTGATCCCGAACCGCCGGGCCAGGTCGCCGATCGCCGGGCCGCCGGCCTCCTGGGCCAGCTTGACGGCGATGGTGTTGATCGAATTGACCAGGGCGTCCTGCACGGTCATCGGCCCGCGATAGCCGCCGCCGTAGTTCTCGGGCTTCCAGGCGCCGAACCGCACCGGACCGTCCACCCGGATGTCGGTGGGCAGCACGCCCTTCTCCAGGGCGGCGGCGTAGACGAACGGCTTGAAGGTCGAGCCCGGCTGGCGGCGGGCCTGGACGGCGCGGTTGAACGGGCTCTCGACATAGTCGGTCCCGCCGACCATGGCCCGCACGGCCCCGTCGCCCGACAGCGACAGCAGGGCCGCCTGGCCGGCCCCGGCGTTGGCGCCGCCGATCTCGATGGCCTGGCGGACGGTCTCGGCGCCCACGTGCTGCAGGCGCGAATCGATGGTCAGGCGCACCACCAGGTCCGGGGCGTTCTGGCCGGCGATGCGCACGGCCTCGGCGGTGGCGTAGTCCAGCACCCAGCCGTAGTCGCCCTCCTCGGCCACGGCCAGGGGCGAGAGCCTGGGGGTGTCCTCCAGGGCCCGGCGCTCCTGCTCGGCGGTGATCCAGCCCTCCTGGCGCATGTTGGCCAGGACCAGGCGCGAGCGGGCCAGGGCCGCGCCCATGTCGCGGGTCAGGGCCAGGCGCGAGGGGGCCTTGGGCAGGCTGGCCAGCAGGGCCGCCTCGGACAGGCTCAGCTGGCTGGCCGACTTGCCGAAATAGGTGCGCGACGCCCCGTCCACCCCAAAGGTGTTGGCCCCGAAGAACACCCGGTTCAGATACAGCTCCAGCACCTCGTCCTTGCTCAGGACCTGCTCCAGCCGGTAGGCCATCAGCATCTCCTGCAGCTTGCGCTTGACCGTGCGGTCGGGCGTCAGGAACAGGCCCTTGGCCAGCTGCTGGGACAGGGTCGAGGCGCCCTGCACGGTGCGGCCGGCCTTGTGGTTGACGTAAGCCGCGCGGGCGATGCCGTAGGGGTCGATGGCCCCGTGCTGGTAGAACCGCTTGTCCTCGGCGGCCAGGAAGGCCAGCGGCACGTAGTTGGGCAGGCCGGCCAGGCCTATGCGCTGGCCATAGCGCGGGCCGCGGGTGGCGATCACCTGGCCGCTGCGGTCCTCGAACCGCACGCCCGGCGCGCGGTTGACCGCGAACAGCGCCTCGCGCGAGGGCAGGGTCGGGGTGTCGCGCAGGTACTTCCACCAGACGAAGCCGGCCCCGGCCGCGCCGCCGACCACCGGGGCCATCAGGACCGCCAGGGCGGCGATCCAGATCCAGCGGCCCCGGCGGGCGCGGGCCTTGGCCCGGGCGTGCTTGAGGTCGGCGCGGAACGGCTCCTCCGGCGGCGGCGGCGGGGGCGGCGCGGACCCGAAGACCGGCGGCGCGGCCGGCGGGGTCGCCGGCTTGTCGTCGTCGAACCGGTAAGGCGGGAGCGTCCAGTCGTTCACGTGCGTCCTATGGTCCGCTTTGGCTCGGTCCTGGCTTCACCCGTTTGTCGCGGGGGCGATTTGGGTTTAGGACGCCGCCATGATGGCGCGCAAACCTTTCTGGGAGACGAAGTCCCTACACCAGATGACCGTCCCGGAGTGGGAAAGCCTGTGCGACGGCTGCGGCCTGTGCTGCCTGGTCCGCTTCGAGGACGAGGACACCGGCGAGATCATCCCCACCCGGGTGCACTGCCAGCTGTTCGACGAGCACCGCTGCAGCTGCAAGGACTATCCCAATCGCCGCAAGACCGTGCCCGACTGCATCAAGCTGACGCCGCACAACATCGAGACCCTGGAATGGATGCCGCCGTCCTGCGCCTACCGCCGGCTGCACGAGGGCAAGACCCTGCCCGACTGGCATCCGCTGGTCACCGGCGACCCCGACAGCACCCACAAGGCCGGGATCTCGGTGCGCGACCAGACGGTGTCGGAGCTCTCCTTCGAGGACGCGGAGGACGCCATGGACTTCGTGGCCACCGACCTGATGGTCGACAAGGGCGACCTGCCCTACGACCCCGAGGACTGAGCGGCCGCCGCCTCGGGGGCGGACCGTCAGTCCCCCGGCTTTCGCTTGCCCGACAGCAGGGCATAGATCGCCATGGCGTGGCCGTGGCCCAGGCCCAGCGTCCCCTTGCCCCAGTCCACCACCTGGCCGGCCTTGACGGCGGGCTTGAGCTGGCCGCCGTCGGACAGGCCCGCCGTGTCGGCGGCCGCCTTCAGGGCGTCGGCGTCGAGGCCGGTCTTGGCCTGGATGGTGTCGAGGTAGGCTTGGAAGGACATGGCTGGGCTCCGTTCGGCGGTGTGTTTGTGCAAGGACGGTCCGAAGCGGCGAGGGCCGACAAGGCGGCGAAGTTTTTAGTCCTGAACGGCTGTCCGCGCGGCCTCGCCGAGGCGCCTTGCGACGTCGAGCGGGCCACCCGGGGGCGACTCTGAACACGGTGGTCGCTGAGTCGATCCACGCCTCCGCCCCGTGGCGACCCGCGCCGAATCCCGGCACGCCTGTCCTCGCCGAAGGAGGCGCCCCATGGCCCACGACGACCGCACCCGGTTCATTCCCCGTCGCACGCCCGAGTCCGCGGCCATGGCGGCCAATGTCCGGCGGGCCATGGCGCTCACCGCCGCCCTCAACCGCCTGACCTATGACGACGCCGACCAGGTCCGCGCCCTGTTCAGCCAGCTGACCGGCCAGGCCGTGGACGCCGGCTTTTGCCTGATCCCGCCGTTCTACACCGAGAGCGGGGTCCACATCCGGGTCGGGCGCGACGTCTTCGTCAACCAGAACTGCACCTTCTACGACCTGGGCGGGATCGACATCGGCGACGCGGTGATGATCGGGCCGAACGTCAGCCTGATCACCTCCGGCCACCCGATCGAACCCTCCCGGCGGCGCGACGGCGTCGTCGCCAAGCCCATCGTCATCGAACGCAACGTCTGGATCGCGGCCGGGGCGACGATCATCGGCGGCGTCACGGTCGGCGAGAATTCGGTGGTCGCCGCCGGCGCGGTGGTCACCCGCGACGTCCCGCCCGACACCCTGGTCGCCGGCAACCCGGCCCGGGTGGTGCGGTCGATCGCGGAGTAGCGTGAAAACCCGGCCCCGCGTTCCTCCATCGTCATCCCGGGCCTTGTGCCCGGGACCCCTGGTTCAGTTGAACCGTGAGGCGCGAGCGGTTCGCCAGCGAACCGCCCCCGCTGCACCTGCGGCGGACCGAGGGGTTCGGGCACAAGGCCCGGAATGACGGAGATATAGGGGCGAAAGCCGTCGCCAGACCGCCTCTTCAGCGCCCCTGGCGGGGATACAGCCGCGTCTATCCTCGGCGTTCAGCGACTCAACGCCAACGAAATCAACGCCCTAAACTTTCTCGACCAAACTTATCAGCGGCGCCCGCTGCTCCCGTATCTTTGTGTCATGGCCGGGAGAAGCGAGATGAAGCCCGAAGATCTGATGGCGAAGATCGGTCACCTGTTCGTCGAACGGTACGCCGAGCTGGTGATCAAGATCGACAACACAGCCGACCAACGTAGCGAAGAGGCGCAGTTGAAGATCCTTGGCCGCGCGTCGCTGGAAGGGTGTCGCGTCAGCGCCTTCCACGCCCAGGGCCAAAAGGCGGCCGCCGGCCTGACGAAACTGGAGGCCGAGGTCGCCAAGGCGTCGGCGCAGGCGACCATCGCCGCCGCCGCCGCCACGGTCGCGGCCGTCGCCAACGAGAATCACGTTGAGGCCCCCGAGGAGATGGAAATGGATGACGACACTGGCCGCACCCCCGAGCGCATCGACGCTCTCTATCACGAGATTGATCGACGACTGGCTGCTCTTGCGGCGCGACGGGAAGCTAAGGGATGGGGTGGACGCCACGGCGCTGTCGCGGCTGGAGCAGTTGAAGGCGATCCTGCCGGCGGCGGCGGAGGCGCACCAGACGCCCCCGCCTGACCCCTGGACCACCTGGCTGTTCCTGGGCGGTCGCGGCGCGGGCAAGACCTTCGCCGGGGCGGCCTGGATCGCCGAACAGGCCGCCCTGGGCGCCAACCTGGCCCTGGTCGGGCCCACCTTCCACGACGTGCGCGAGGTGATGATCGAGGGGCCGTCCGGGATCAGGAGCCTCTATCCGGCCGGCCAGCGCCCGAAGTGGCAGGCCAGCCGCCGGCGGCTGGAGTTCGGCAACGGCGCCGTCGCCCAGGCCTTTTCGGCCGAGGATCCCGACAGCCTGCGCGGGCCGCAGTTCCACGCCGCCTGGGCCGACGAGTTCTGCGCCTGGCCGCGGCCGGCCGAGACCCTGGCCATGCTGCGCTTCGGCCTGCGCCTGGGGACCGATCCGCGCCTGGTGGTCACCACCACGCCGCGGCCGATCCGCGCCTTGCGCAACCTGATCGCCGAGCCGGGCGCGGCCCAGACCCGCGCCCCGACCCGCGCCAACGCCGACCACCTGGCGCCGGCCTTCCTGTCGACCCTGCAGGGCCTGTACGGCGGCACCCGCCTGGCCGCCCAGGAACTGGACGGGCTGATCGTCGAGGGCGAGGGCGGCCTGTTCCGCGCCGAGGACCTGGCCCGCTGCCGGGGCGCGCCGCCGGCCCGCTTCGAGCGGGTGGTGGTGGCCGTCGACCCGCCGGCCACGGCGGGCGGCGACGCCTGCGGCATCGTGGTCTGCGGGCGGTTCGACGGCAGAGCCTATGTGCTCGAGGACCGCACCGCGCGGGGCCTGTCGCCCAACGGCTGGGCCCGCCGGGCGGTCGAGGCGGCCGTGCGCTGGTCGGCCGACGCCCTGGTGGCCGAGGCCAACCAGGGCGGCGACATGGTCCGCTCGGTCCTGGCCCAGGCCGCGCCGCCGTGCGCGGTCAAGCTGGTCAAGGCCTCGGTCGGCAAACGCGCCCGGGCCGAGCCGGTGGCCGCCCTGTACGAGCAGGGCCGCGTGATCCACTGCGGGGCCTTCCCGGCCCTGGAGGAGGAACTGATGGCCCTGGGCTCCGGCGACCTGGACCACAGCCCGGACCGGGCGGACGCCCTGGTCTGGGCGGTCAGCGAGCTGATGCTGGGGGTGGGGAGAAGGCCGCGGTTGAGCGTGCTTTAGTGTGATCCCCCTCAGTCGCTACGCGGCAGCTCCCCCAGAGGGGGAGCATCTGGCGCGACTAGATCCTCCCCCTCTGGGGCAGGGCTATCGCATATGACCCAGGAGTGAGAGCAGGAAGGTTTCATCCCAGCCGGCGCGCTTGATCTTGGTCTTGATGGAGCCCTTGTCGGGGTGCTGTCGCAGGGTGTTGAGGGCGAGCTTTCGGATCAGGGCGAGGTTTTGCGGTGCGTTGTCCTTGCGGCTGCGCGAGGCGTCCTCCAGCAGGGCCACGTCGAGCACCCAGTGCAGCTGGTTCTCGATGGTCCAGTGGGTCTGGGCGACCTGGAGCATCCTTTCGGGGGACAGGAGCGTGGACAGCAGGAAGAAGCGGACGATGACCGGCTCGGGGGCGCCGGCCCGCTTGCAGTGGGTCTCCACGCGGGCGACGGCGGCCAGGCCGGGAAAGTCCATGTCCTTGGCGGGGACGACCAGGGCGGCGCGGCCCTCGATCCGGTCGTGGCCCTTGGCGGGGCCCTGGAGGGCCTCGTTGGTGGGATCGGCGGCGGCGAGCAGGGCCTGGGCCTTGGCCAGCAGGGTCGGTTGGTTGGCCTTCAGGGCCAGGGCGTAGTCGGCTCCGGTGTCCAGGATGGTCTGGGCGGTGTCGGCCCGGCAGTGCAGGGCGTCGGCGGTGACGATGCAGCCTTCCAGGCCCAGCAGGGCCAGGGCCTGCTGGGCGCCCAGCACTTCGTTGCGGCCCGGCGCCAGGCGCTGGCCGATCACCAGCCGGGCCTCGGCGGCCCAGACATTGACCAGATGCAGCGGCGAGGCCCGGCATCCGCGCTCATAGGCTCCGCGCAGAGCCTTGCCGTCGATCGCCACCACGCCCTTCAAGGCCCCGGCGAAGGCGGCGGTGAACTGGGCGAAGGCCGCTTCGAACGGCTCGGGCGCCAATCGGCGAAACACGCGGCTGAAGGTGTCGTGGCTGGGCGGACCGTGCTCCAGCTTCACCACCTGGCGCAGGAAATCCAGCTTGGCCCGCGCGAAGGCGGCCATGTCAGTGCAGTCTTCCGCCCCGCACAGCACCGCCGCCAGGGCCACGAACACCAACTCCAGAAGATCATGCCGAGCGTTCCTCGCCCGCGGATCCTCCATCGCCGAAAAACAAGCCGCGAACGTCTCCATCCGACCGTCTCCCTCTCACAAGGAGACACCCTCAGAATCCCGTTCGGACCAAAAATCCATATGCGATTCCCCTGCCCTCTGGGGGAGGTGGCCCGGAGGGTCGGAGGGGGTAGCGCCGTGCTTCCGAAAGGACCGTCCGAAGCGCCCCATCGACACAGGCCAGAACCTCCACGGCGGGCAGCCTCAGGGTGCGAATGCCACGTTGCGCCATCCAGTGGTCCCGCACCGCGTCCAGCCTAGGCCGGTCGCCGAAGGCATGGGTTTCACCATCCACCTCGACGGCGAGCCTGGCCTCGTCGCAATAGAAGTCGAGCACATAGGGGCCGATCGGGTGCTGCTTGCGGAAATGCAGGCCTTCTAGACGGCGCCCCTTCAGGCCGAGCCATAGCAGGACCTCGGGCAGAGACATTTCCCGACGGAGTTGTTTGGCGAAATTCCGCGTGCGGCGCGGCGCGTCCATGGGTTCGTCCTCACCGCCGCAGGCCCCCTCCGGCCCGCCGGGCCACCTCCCCCAAAGGGGGAGGATCTAGCGCCTAGATGCTCCCCCTCTGGGGGAGCTGTCGCGGAGCGACTGAGGGGTCTTATCCACC
It encodes:
- a CDS encoding PBP1A family penicillin-binding protein yields the protein MNDWTLPPYRFDDDKPATPPAAPPVFGSAPPPPPPPEEPFRADLKHARAKARARRGRWIWIAALAVLMAPVVGGAAGAGFVWWKYLRDTPTLPSREALFAVNRAPGVRFEDRSGQVIATRGPRYGQRIGLAGLPNYVPLAFLAAEDKRFYQHGAIDPYGIARAAYVNHKAGRTVQGASTLSQQLAKGLFLTPDRTVKRKLQEMLMAYRLEQVLSKDEVLELYLNRVFFGANTFGVDGASRTYFGKSASQLSLSEAALLASLPKAPSRLALTRDMGAALARSRLVLANMRQEGWITAEQERRALEDTPRLSPLAVAEEGDYGWVLDYATAEAVRIAGQNAPDLVVRLTIDSRLQHVGAETVRQAIEIGGANAGAGQAALLSLSGDGAVRAMVGGTDYVESPFNRAVQARRQPGSTFKPFVYAAALEKGVLPTDIRVDGPVRFGAWKPENYGGGYRGPMTVQDALVNSINTIAVKLAQEAGGPAIGDLARRFGITTLPPNPDLSVALGAYEVNLLQLTSGFQVFQQGGLRLEPYVIESIATQDGRPIFAHSAPAVPASVYDISKASMMVKMMKKVVEVGTARRAAFGWPAAGKTGTSQNWRDAWFVGFTPDYVTGVWVGNDDDKPMNKVVGGDMPASIWRRYMLAAHEGLAVRDFPWLLADPAPLSTPDPRNGFYETLAAEFARSASALEPVTQPDVPAPGPAPSPEPLPY
- a CDS encoding YcgN family cysteine cluster protein, with translation MMARKPFWETKSLHQMTVPEWESLCDGCGLCCLVRFEDEDTGEIIPTRVHCQLFDEHRCSCKDYPNRRKTVPDCIKLTPHNIETLEWMPPSCAYRRLHEGKTLPDWHPLVTGDPDSTHKAGISVRDQTVSELSFEDAEDAMDFVATDLMVDKGDLPYDPED
- a CDS encoding DUF4287 domain-containing protein, with protein sequence MSFQAYLDTIQAKTGLDADALKAAADTAGLSDGGQLKPAVKAGQVVDWGKGTLGLGHGHAMAIYALLSGKRKPGD
- a CDS encoding sugar O-acetyltransferase, whose amino-acid sequence is MAHDDRTRFIPRRTPESAAMAANVRRAMALTAALNRLTYDDADQVRALFSQLTGQAVDAGFCLIPPFYTESGVHIRVGRDVFVNQNCTFYDLGGIDIGDAVMIGPNVSLITSGHPIEPSRRRDGVVAKPIVIERNVWIAAGATIIGGVTVGENSVVAAGAVVTRDVPPDTLVAGNPARVVRSIAE
- a CDS encoding DNA-packaging protein gives rise to the protein MDATALSRLEQLKAILPAAAEAHQTPPPDPWTTWLFLGGRGAGKTFAGAAWIAEQAALGANLALVGPTFHDVREVMIEGPSGIRSLYPAGQRPKWQASRRRLEFGNGAVAQAFSAEDPDSLRGPQFHAAWADEFCAWPRPAETLAMLRFGLRLGTDPRLVVTTTPRPIRALRNLIAEPGAAQTRAPTRANADHLAPAFLSTLQGLYGGTRLAAQELDGLIVEGEGGLFRAEDLARCRGAPPARFERVVVAVDPPATAGGDACGIVVCGRFDGRAYVLEDRTARGLSPNGWARRAVEAAVRWSADALVAEANQGGDMVRSVLAQAAPPCAVKLVKASVGKRARAEPVAALYEQGRVIHCGAFPALEEELMALGSGDLDHSPDRADALVWAVSELMLGVGRRPRLSVL
- a CDS encoding ISAs1 family transposase; this encodes METFAACFSAMEDPRARNARHDLLELVFVALAAVLCGAEDCTDMAAFARAKLDFLRQVVKLEHGPPSHDTFSRVFRRLAPEPFEAAFAQFTAAFAGALKGVVAIDGKALRGAYERGCRASPLHLVNVWAAEARLVIGQRLAPGRNEVLGAQQALALLGLEGCIVTADALHCRADTAQTILDTGADYALALKANQPTLLAKAQALLAAADPTNEALQGPAKGHDRIEGRAALVVPAKDMDFPGLAAVARVETHCKRAGAPEPVIVRFFLLSTLLSPERMLQVAQTHWTIENQLHWVLDVALLEDASRSRKDNAPQNLALIRKLALNTLRQHPDKGSIKTKIKRAGWDETFLLSLLGHMR
- a CDS encoding endonuclease domain-containing protein; translation: MDAPRRTRNFAKQLRREMSLPEVLLWLGLKGRRLEGLHFRKQHPIGPYVLDFYCDEARLAVEVDGETHAFGDRPRLDAVRDHWMAQRGIRTLRLPAVEVLACVDGALRTVLSEARRYPLRPSGPPPPEGRGIAYGFLVRTGF